The following proteins are encoded in a genomic region of Leptospiraceae bacterium:
- a CDS encoding SH3 domain-containing protein produces the protein MKYQIHRVLFFFLLVHCLSAPKKIEQPIEKPVESDRQEFTPLPARVIAKPILNLWEKPEIYSKVIDSIPENYIVFVTEKTDEKEMIGSYENYWYKAQFKSKTGWLFGKYLDFAEQEISVSKAIQASSKLPQYHAFFKKVRKYFDANMLQKNYKQVLLEYGKPSNEVRFKGSNPHGGFNSFIETTYPDFRLIFIDEFLFDMTFFNSEQLKNRTIQIGTELKDLELEFETPFYMSKDQFSYLTCIPRSDECPTGYPNTIHFQLENQKVKAIRLTMYLD, from the coding sequence TCTTTCTTTTGGTTCATTGCTTGAGTGCTCCCAAAAAGATAGAGCAGCCAATTGAAAAGCCAGTAGAAAGTGACAGACAAGAATTTACTCCATTGCCAGCAAGGGTTATTGCAAAACCAATTTTAAATCTATGGGAGAAGCCTGAAATTTATAGTAAGGTAATTGATTCTATTCCTGAAAATTACATTGTATTTGTGACAGAGAAAACAGATGAAAAGGAAATGATTGGTAGTTATGAAAACTATTGGTATAAAGCACAGTTTAAAAGTAAGACCGGTTGGTTGTTTGGAAAATACCTAGATTTTGCAGAGCAAGAAATTTCTGTTAGCAAAGCAATTCAGGCTAGTTCTAAATTGCCGCAATACCACGCATTCTTTAAGAAGGTTCGCAAATACTTTGATGCAAATATGCTACAAAAAAACTATAAACAAGTTCTTCTTGAATATGGAAAACCAAGCAACGAAGTAAGATTTAAAGGTTCGAATCCACATGGAGGATTTAATAGCTTCATTGAGACTACTTATCCTGATTTTAGATTGATTTTTATTGATGAGTTTTTGTTTGATATGACTTTTTTTAATTCGGAGCAATTAAAGAATAGGACAATCCAAATTGGCACTGAACTGAAAGATTTAGAATTAGAGTTTGAAACTCCTTTCTATATGTCCAAGGATCAATTCTCTTATCTCACTTGTATTCCGCGCTCAGATGAGTGTCCGACTGGATATCCGAATACAATTCATTTTCAATTAGAAAACCAAAAAGTAAAAGCGATTCGACTCACCATGTATTTGGATTAG